In Fragaria vesca subsp. vesca linkage group LG1, FraVesHawaii_1.0, whole genome shotgun sequence, the sequence AAGCCATTGATGATAATTTTGAAATCTTGATCTACTTCTGCAATTGTGGCCCCTTTGATACATATGATTGTGGTGCATTGAGATAAGAACACAAAGGGAGGTAAAACCATATATTAACTAAAGTGACAAGAAGAACCTATGTAAATTCTGTGTTTCTGGTACCAAGCATGATCAGCAATATGTGCCCCGGCCCCTAAAATAAAGATGTCGATGCATATCTCTGTTAGAATATGCTTCAAAAGAAACCAAGGTAACACTTAGCTTGATTTCTAATTGTGACAATGCGAATAGGAAATCCAACGCTTACCAGTAGTCAGTATAAGCAATTAGAAACTTAAAAACCAGTTAAAGAGCAGTGCCATCAACTTACATTGAGAGGTAAAAAAGGATTGTTCATTTCAATAGTGAACATTATATTTGAGTGAAGATAAACCATTTTCTAAAAAAATTGATCTCATGCATGCTTCCTGTGTATAATGCAAGAAATCCATATCCTAATTGGAAACATACATATATATATATATATAACAGGTTTTAGAAACTTAAGTAGGTGATAGGTGTATGTATCACTTGCTAGAATTGGAGAACTGAAATATGAGAAGGGTTTAAATGATGGAAAAGTTAATGCTTGTCCACAAAAGAAGAAAAAGCAACGCACTAAGTACACTTCTAATAGTGATTATATACATTTTTGGTTTCACTGATCTCCTGCATATAACATTGATTATAAAGATCGATCTAAAGAATTAATATTCGTGTAATGAAACTTTAATCGCCACGAAATGAACGTCTATATTATTGTTAATAGATAACTTTTTACTAGTGGCCAGTAACTATTTTTCTACACATGCAAGTAGACATCATATGACTACAATGTAGGAAGTAATAAAACCAATGTAAATAGCTAATGTAATAAAACTATAGCAAATGACATGCTACTATAGAAAGTAGAAACTATAGTGATGATCAACAAACGACTTGTCGTTCTTGATCATAAAAAAAAGAATAAGTAAAACGAAGCAGAGAGGCGGGAGAGATAGAAATAGAGATGACGATCGACGACGAGAGCTCCGTCTACGTCGGCGGCCTCCCCTACGATGCCACCGAGGACACTGTTCGCCGAGTCTTCGATCTCTACGGCGCCGTCGTCGCCGTTAAGGTCACTCCACTTCTCTCTCTCTCAATCTCTCACTGTATTTCAATTTCTCCTCCTTCGTTAATTTTCAGCTCCGTAGGGTTTGAATTTGGGGATTTTCGATCCGATCATGAATTTTCTGTTTAATTTGCAGATTGTGAATGATAATACGAGCAGAGGAAAATGCTACGGCTTCGTTACGTTTCGGAGTCCACGGTCGGCGATCGACGCCATCAACGACATGGACGGCAGGGTGTGTGATTCTGATTCTGTTTCTATTTTCATGAAATTGAGTTTGTGATTTTATCAGTTTGATTCTGTTTATGCAATTGTTGACATTGTGGAGATTTGGATTTTGGATCAGACTGTGGATGGGAGAGTGGTGAGAGTGAATGAAGTGAGGAGTAGAGGAGGGAGATCAGGTTTCGGTGGAGGGAGAGGGAGAGGGAGAGGAGGGAGGGAGAGTTTCCGGCGGGATGTCGAGAGGGGGAGGAGCTGGGGGAGTAGAGGTAGGGAGCATGAGATGGAGTATGATGATGTTAGGGAGAGGTATAGCGATAGGTCGATGGAGCGCGGCGATAGGTACATTGTTCGGTCGAGGGAGCGGCGGTCTGTTGAGTATGAGGAGGAGAGAGATGGGGGATACCGGCGTGGAGGTGCTGATCTTGAGGTAATGAGTGAGCAATTCTCGGATAGAGATCGTGGGAGGGTGAGGGATTTGGAAGATGTTGAGCAAGGAAGCAGCAGGAGCCATGATCAGGGTTGGGGGAAGAGAAATCGTACTGTGGAATCTAATAGGGAGGGGGAGATGGACCGAACGGAGCATAGGAATGATATTGTTGAAAAGGATAGAGATCAACATTCGAGGAGGCGGAACGGGTAACATACACACCTTTCTTCTTGTTTCTTAATTTTTGCTTGCAATAAAACGAGGAGGTGGAACGGGTAACATAGGCCTTTCTTCTTATTGTTAATTTTTGCTTGCAATAAACACCAGTCAGAGGCTAGGAGAGCAACTTAGCTTCATATTTAGATTGTGTAAACAGGAAAATTGTAAATCTGAATTTGATAGCTTTGTTAGGAAAATTTTTGCAACTATTGTCACATGAATATAGAGTTTCTTGTTTTTGTTTTTAGTTGTTAAAGTATTGCATATGTAGGTTAAATTTCCAAAATTTAATGTAAGCACTTAAGTTTTTCTACTTACTGATGCTTAGTGTTGTGGTTAGCCTTCCATTACTAAAAGAATTGAGAATCTGTTGGTGTTTGATATTGGCTGTTGGATGTTCACTCTTAGAAAAACTCTTCATGATCAGATAGTAGTCCTGAATGTTTTTAGGATTTAGATATGTCTTCTGTATGAACATTGCAGCCACCTTCCCTTTATCGTACATAGTCATTAGTTGTGTGGTAATCCTGTTTCTTTAGATGACCAGTAGAAATAAAGTTATGAGAATTCACATAAGTTGGCATTGGAGTAGAGTTTAATTTCACCATGTTCTGGTGTTTTTGCTGCAGTTCAAACTCAGTCGATCAAAATAGTAGGGAGCTTTTATCCCATTCAAGTGATGATTTCAATGATCAGGCAAGTTCAGCAATTTAGCATTTCTTGCTGCGGAGTGTCATGCTTTGTGTGTGTGTGTGTGTTTTTTTTTTTTCCTATTCTCTTAATTACAGTATTGCTTTCTTTTTGTCCTGTTGAATATCTCAGGTAAAAGAACAACTTGAAAGATCCACTCGGAGGCTTGAAGAATTGAAAAAGGAGGTTTGTTTTCCCCTGAGAACACTGGTAGTTTGAGTAATGCTTATACCTTAACGGTCTCCCTTTTTGAGAAAGTCGAAAATAATGCATTAGATAGGTGCAGATAGGTGCCATATCAATTAAAAAAACCATAATTTTTGGTGGATTGGCATAAAGTCATTCATTTGGCACCTTCAAATCTTGTCCTTAAACCTACCATTTGTTAGCTAGATTTTCTCAGTTGCAGGAGTAAACTAACAATAGCAAAGGCCAAAACCTTGTGCATCCAATAGGGGTTGGCAATAGCCAAATTTGGTAGTTGAGTACTTTATACAAATGATGTTGACTTGCTCATCGGAAACTATTGCCAGTATGAATGCATGAAAACCTGCTACCACACACACACACTGTTAAAACCTCCAATCCTATCTGTAACATGGCAGTAACTGAGTTATGTTATGTTGTCAGACTTCTGAGATGGAAGAGAAGTTAGAAGATGATGGAAAACTGGTCTTGGATTTACAGAAGCAATCTAAGGTACTCCCAAGTTTTTGATTACTTAAAAGTCACTTCTAAGTCTTTATTTCACATGCTAAACATGGTTCTGGTCTCACTTTGACAGAAGCTGGAGGATGCATTGGTAAATGCAAAGAAGAATACTTTACACCAGAAGGCACAGTTGACCAAGGTATATTAAATCAGATTGGTAGCTAGTAAACTCTGCAGAACATTACCTAAAGTTAATGTTTGTTGTTTCATTATCTGCAGCTACATGATTGCTTTATGCAAGTAAAACATTATAAAGAAAAACTCAAAAGCAGTGAAGATGAACTTCAGGTTAGTGATTTTATTCCTCTTGAGCTTAATGTACAGGAAAAGATCAATTTGGGAAAAGAAAAAAAGATATCGTTTTAGAAAATGTAATGTTGAAGAAAAATAGTATATTGTCTATCCACGAACTGCAGTAACCACTATCTAGATTTTTAGCCAATTTCTTTTCAACTGGTTTTAAATATGCATTCTGAGATAAAGAAGCTATCAAATTCCTGTTTGAGTTTGGTATATTGATGCTCATTTTTGGTTTTGGGATATCTTAAATCGTGTTTTCCCCTGTTCTTTTTTAGTATCCTGTACCAAGTGCCATACCTTGATCTAACTTAAAACTAATTCCCAACCATTCTGCTTGCAGATGCTGGTTGAAACAGCAACAGGGGAAGATATTGACGATATTGGCTTGAGGGATACAATCCTGGCTATTGCCAATGCCTGAAGTCATGTTAAGCTACGGAAGAAAACTGAATCTGCAACACATGCTGTATGTGGTAGTTGGGTGGTGAGGGTAAGGTAGCATGCAGTCCTCTTGAAGTCTTGATAGTGTATGAAGCTTTTGTATATTTCTACACCCAAAGTCAGTGAAGAATTAGCTTATTGTATCCGAGATGTGTATCATATATATCATGCTCGCTTATACATCAGTAGTTACCGTCATGTTGCCATACAATACACTCTTAGATGGATCAACTAAATACTGTCTTACTATACACTCATTACCTGCCTTAACTCTTTTGAATTAGAATGTGTGTTTGAGCACTATGCGTCTTTCCGGATCGAACCCTAATCTTCAGATTTTGGGGGTGATTCAAAGCCATCTGAGAATATCTCCAGGCAGCTCACAAGTTAACAGCTTGATATGGGTTTGGCCTCAGATAAAGAGAAACAAAATGTTGTTTATTACATGCTCAAACTCCACTTATCAGAAACAGAAGTGTGCATTATTCGTCTTAATAGAATCTCAGCCTAAAGGAAAACAAAACAAACACTCACTTCCTTTATGATGTTTTCTAAGTTAACTCTCACTCTCCCGATATATTTCACATTAAATAATGATAAATTTAGAATCAAACATCTTAATGACTTAGTCCTCACTGTGGAACCATACAAAATGGTAACCCTAACCTTACTCCTAAACCCTAACCCTAAATCTTAATCAGAACTTGAGTGTGATCTGACTTCCATTGCTTTCCTCACGGTCTTCGGATCTCCGGGAAGCCATGCCTTTCTCACCGCTCTCAGTCCCAGCCTTCCAGCTCCCACTCTCAGACTTTCCATCTTCAATACTCTCGGACCGGTCACCATTTCCTCTCAGGTCCGACTCCGGCGAGCTTTGGGTTCGGGATGTTGTGCCGGCTCTGTACACGTGGAGCTGGTGGTGGAGCGTGTGGTGGTGCAGCTGGTGGTGACCTGACTGTGGTGGCTGCTGTGCCGTGGTGTAGAAGTCTTGTGGCATTGGGGTTGCACAGTAGTGTGTAGGAGCGTGGGAGGCTGGGCTGTAGAGGGCCGTGGGCCCATTGTGACCTCCCGTGGCATACTCCGGTGGAACCCAGATGCCACCTAGGACCACCAGCTGCGGCGTTGGGCCTCCGGCTGCCTGTGGGCTTGGGCTGGGCCGTCTAGTATGGAGCCTGTACTTCTGTAAATAAATAAAAAAACGTTAATATTTATTTTATTTTTATTTTGAATTAACATACGTCTTATTTTGGTTACATTTTTATTTATTTATTTCGAAATAATTTTAGTATTCAATTTTTGAGAAATTCAGAATATACAGTGCATATTATGCAGGGTTAGTACTAGGGTTGTGTCAGATGTTCAAACTCATGAGGTCCATGTTAGCCTGCATTGTTTTGGATCATAGCAGCAGAAAAGACTAGACAGTCTGATCCTGTTATGTATGGTCAAATGGGTACCTGCAGATGACTTTTAACTTCATCATTGGTCAAACCGTCAACCTTCATGAGCTCCCTGATTTGTTTTGGTGTGGCCACTGTAAAAAAAGCACAAAGAAACAAATCAGATATTTGACCAATATTATCATAATGATTCCTATAATGATTGTACGTGTTAGCTAGGTTTCTCATTATATGATTACCTTGAGAACCACCAAGCATTTGAAGGGCGCTAACGAATCTCCGGTGCAAGTCCGGCGACCAGCACCGCCTTGCCTTCCTGTGACTACTGTTTTGAGTACTTGTGTTGGTGTTGGTGGTGGTGATAGTACTTGTTTGGCCTTCAGTAGTCTTGCCTTGTTGATCTTGAGTAGTACTAACCACACCTAAGTTAATACCATTCTCACCTAACTCGGAGCACTTCTTGTCCTGATCCATATTCTGGCCGGTGTTGTTCTCCGGGGAGCCGAGAGCCAACTCCGGAAGAGGTTGCAGATTCGGTGACGGACCGGAGTTGCGAATATCTTTGGAAAATGGATGGAAGGCTCCTCCTCCATAAGATCTTTGCTGCTTGGTGTCTAGGGCTAGCTTGGGGCTGACATTGAACCCCATATCACCTTGTTCTTTTGGTTTGGTTGCATCAGCTTGGCTCCATAGTTGGACAGAGGTCATCCAGTTTGCCTTATCAGAACTATTTGTTTGTTTCTCTGGGCCTTCAGAGTTTGAATGTTTAAGAGGGATGAACTCTTCAAGTACAGGCCTGATTGGCCCTTGGTTATTTGCCGACGATGATCTGTAAGCTTGTAGCTGCTGCCTTGATGCCTCCACAGCTATAACAAAATCAATAATCTTATTATCTACAATGCACTGATCATTTATTTTATGTTCATGTCTTTATCTTTATGTTTGTTTATCCTTCTTTTTCTGGCTTTAAGCACTCTTTGGAAAATATGTTGAGCAAGCTCTAACTTCTATAAATGAAAAAGAGATTAAAGAAAAAGGGTTTCTGAAACTAACTTCAAGGCAAATGAAAAACAAAATGAAAATCCATTGGTGATTTCATAACATGAACATGAACATGAACTCTGAATTATATGTACCGGTAGTGAGGAGCTGCATGGAGAGAGGAAGCTCGCGCTTGAAGGCATCGATCTTGAGACGCTCTTCTTCAAGACGAGAGAGGATCTCTTCTAGCTGCTTCAGGTCATGATTCTGTGTTGTTGACGCAGCCTGGTGATGATGGTCGCCAAATGATTTGAGGAGCATGGAATAGCTGTGAGGCTTGCACTCAAGGGTTAGTTCAGAAGGTGATGCTGCGCCCATTTTCGAATTAGAGAACGAAAGTTTTACGATAGGAATAACAACAAGATCTCGCTTTGGGTACGCTACGAGAAAACAAAAACAGTGTTTTTAGAAGATATTGTTGATCATGCTGAGCAACAACAACAGGGTATGTGGGAACAAACAAGAGCAAAAGAAACTGTTTGGCTCTTTCTAAATTTCTAGCAAAAGCTAGAGGAGGTTGGGGAGAAGATAAAGAGAGAGAAAGGTAGGAGGTGGTTGCTTCTGAACACAATGAGGATCGAGGTAGGATCGTCTTCTTTTTAGGGTGAGTTCAAGGGAATAAAGTGGCCATGGCTGAGATAGATGGAGGATCAAATTTAGAGAGAGAGAGAGAGAGAGAGAGAGAGAGAGAGAGAGAGAGAGAGAGAGAGAGAGAGAGAGAGAAGAAGAANNNNNNNNNNNNNNNNNNNNGAGAGAGAGAGAGAGTGAGTGAACAAAAGAAAGCTAGAACAAAGCAAAGGGATAAAGAAGGATGGTAACTTCTTGCAAAAGAACAAAGGCAAAATAGTAGAGGAGGAAAAGCTCAAAATGAGAGAGAAGAGAAGGAATCAAGGTGTGTCTGACAGTAGAGGGTCATGTGCTTTGAGCTTTGCTTGTTTTATTAGAGATGCATACAGACTTTCATGGCTTCACTGTATCTCTTTGTTTCTGTCTGCAATGAATTCAAAATTCGCCAAATTTTAAAGATGATTCTTCTTCTCACTGTTTTGGTACTTTTATCCCCTCTAGCTTTATCTTTTTAATTATTTTCTTCAAACTTTTTTTAAGCCTTTCGAATCGTACTGAGCTACTATATATGTATGAACCTATTATTCGCACGTATAATTTAGTTTCAAGTTTATACCCTGCAAATTCTGGTCAGTGCCATTAGTGACTCTACTTCCAATAGCATTAGTTTGATTAATTAATTAGTTAGTGTAGGAAATGGGGATTCCTTAGGATATAATGGTTAGAGAAATGTAACTGGCTCTAATGGAATGATTTAGAAGTAGCCAACCCGTATATCCGCATCAAATATACTATCAGTAATACAAAATGTTAAGAGTTATGTTACTGGAGCTGCTAGCTTCGAACTTCTATTGCATTGTATATACGGTCTTATAATGTTTGAGTTGTACGACTAGTCTTTCATAACTTAGTATAATTCGACCGAGATTAGTAAGACTTAGTAAAATTTGACCAAGCTCAGACTAGTAAGTTAGTAACAGACACGTACTCCGACACTTATTTCATGCTCAAATGAATCACCAATACCTATCGTTCATACCTCTTGTGATTAACGGATGCTCAAAAGGTGTTAAACATCTTTAAAAGCTTTAGTTTACGCGTATCATCAGTGGAAAAGATGTATAAGCATGCAGTCTACAGAAGAAAAGGGTATAAAGGAATGGTTGATTCCCTGGTTGTGATCTTACGCATCACATCGAAAATGCAACTCCAACCCTAGCTCCAAAGTCGAAATTAAGCTTTAGCAGCAGATTGTAAAGATCGGACACGTGTACGGCCTAGTGGTACTTTGGGTTGTCCTTAACAAAGCATGCATGTCTTATCGTTCAGATAATAATATGTATAGATGATTCTACGATGATTACACATTAACATGAAAAAAGGGCATTGGAAAGAGAGAAGCTAGCTAGGCATATACTGAAAATCATCCCATGCATATTAGTTTTTTACCACCGGAAATTGGAGAGATAAAAAGAAAGTGAGCGAAAAAGAGGACATATTCAAAATGAGATTAGTATCTTTGTAATATATCTAAGATAATATATATTCCTCCATATGTATGCAGCATGCAACTTTCTTTTTGGTTTCAAAAGTTGCATAATTGCTGTGAAATTGATCGAGTGCATTCAGAGGTGAATAAAATTTTAGAGATGAGGGAATATCTAATTAAAAAGATGAAACATTCATTTAAGAATAAAAATATTAAGGCTCTAAGGAAAGGAATATCTTCCTTCCAATTCTACGACTCTAAATTAAGGGAACAAAACCCACAAAGCTTAAAGGGAATTTAAAGACCATTAGCAACCCCAAAAAATAATTTAAAGAGAAGAAGATTCTTCTGCTACTCACCTTTGATGAAGTGGGTTGGAAGGTAAGAAGATTCTCTGGAAAAATATTGGAGGAATTTTTCTGGGGTTCTGAACCTCCATAACAATTTATCCGGATTCTCCATATTGTGTTTATGGTGCTTGAATTGAGTCCAAGGATTTTTTTTTTTCGATCTATACTTAACTGCTAGTAATGGTTAACAACTCATGGAAAGTTAATTTAACTTTCAAGTACAAATGAAAAAAAGAGAGATACCCACTTTCGAATTCTTTCTTTCTCAAGATTAATGGTGAAACCATATACAAATCATGAGATCCCAATATTACACCAGGGAAATGATATATATACGACCATAACGAAGCCATAACAAAGTTTGATAAAGAGTAATAATATTCATGTCAATATGAATTCATGCATTATATAATTAGTCTCCTCTTTGTTTAGTGATTACAATTTACACCCTACGCCTGAATCGATCTTCCACGTCTTATTAAGTAATCTCGAAGAGCTTGGAATATGATTGATAGCAATGAATAACTTGCTCTCGTACTATATACTACTCGGAAATCAAAATGTAACATCGCGCAGTTGCAGAGTCAGGATTTATAATCTTTAAGGGGTCCGATATATAAACTGTTAGTTCAAGAATAAGCTTATGACTAAATCAAGATTTCCTTCATAGTAATTATGTCATTAAAAATAGGTTTTTTTTCGTAGTAAGTAGACTAAGAAATGTTTTGGGGGGGTTCACTTAATTAAACTTACCGCTTTCTTTGTTGATTTCAAGCTGTTAGCTATATAATATTGGCTATGGTGGAATCTTTACCCCCTCAGGCCTTCAAATGGCTCCGCCCCTGACATCGGGTACCAACTAACAAATAAGGATTGTAAAAGTTTTTATTCTAATAATCTACCTAGTTATTATGCAAACATCAATTCTTATGCGATTCTCCACTCTCCAATACTCGTCTTCGGTACCAAATGTTATAAACAAATGCCTCTACCAGCACTCTAGCAGTGTAGTTCTAGTATTATACAACAAGGCAACTAGTATACGTTTTCAACTATATATACGTATATATGTTCATGTGTAGATATACCACAGCCTTGTTAACTAATCTAATGCATCTGCGTAATGCATTTGCATGCTGCATATGCATGGCTTGGGACATTGGGTTCATTCTGCATGATATACGTATGGAACTCATGATCGTGAATGGTCAATTAAAATATATTCGAGTTTTCTTTTCAGCCAAATATTTTCTTGACGAGCTGTATATGTATATATATACCCTTTTCTGGTGAGAACGATCACCATGTATATATGCATGAGGATCGAGATTGCAGATTGCATCGAATTCTCTCAATCCTTTTTTCTGTTTCAAAGAGAAAGAGAGAGAGAGAGAGAGAGAGAGAGAGAGAGAGAGAGAGAGAGAGAGAGAGAGAGAGAGAGAGAGAGAGAGAGAGAGNNNNNNNNNNNNNNNNNNNNAGAGAGAGAGAGAGTGCTATATAATGATGGTTGGTCACTTTCTGGAACGAAACCAGTCTTCCCGTACAAGCTACCTTCCAACCCACACCTTTTCTCCAGATTCTCTCTATCTCTATCTCTTTGTTTCTGTTTCTGCGGTTTCCAGAGGGAAAGCAAACCAAAGCAAAGAGAAAGGGAAAGAGATTCTCCCGCGACACGTGTCGTGATATTCCCCCATATCTTGTTCATCTGAATATCCCTTTTGTCTGGGCACAAAAATAAAGGAATATTCCCACCACCCTTGCTGCTCCTCCTCCTTTAGCTTTCCCGTTCCACGATGTTCATATTCAATCTGTGTTGAAAACAGAAACCGAGGTGAAGAAGCCTGAAAACCATGTAACATTAACAGCTTATTAGCATGTTGCTGAAATTCATATTCATATTCTAGGATGTTAAGAACGAATTCCATGCGGAACAAATTCTACTCACCAAGGTCATCGATCTTTGATCCCCGACTTATCAACTACTAACTCTCTTCCTCTATGCCCTAATCAGAAACCCTAGCCTGTTTTCACCCTTCTTACCCTAACAAGGGCTTTAACAACTTCTTTCTGCATCGATCGAATCGAAGTTTCCAATTAGTTTCAACTCACATGGCGAAAAAGTTTGAATTCCCAAATAGCCTATATCGTATATTTCTTTTCACAAACCTATGGACAACTCCTTTTATGTAAAGCCTTAGCTAGCCCCATTCGATTAAGGACCACTGTTCTTTCCACACATAATTTCCCTCCAACGTTTAACTTTTCTCAAATACAGACACTCACGTTAAAGTTCATATCCCTTTTCCTCCTCCCTAGCTTGTAACAGGAAGCTAGACGGGAAAATAATACAGAACCTCTTGTAATTGTTAATTAGTTAATAATGTAATTACTAATTGATGGAAAAGTGTTGGTGCAACCTTTAAAGAGTAAAGATGGAATAATTGATATATAGCACGTACGTAAGATAAATCACTCCGGCCACAATTGTTACAATTTTCGACGGTAGTTCATCGGCCGATGCTTCTTCCATCGGCCATAACTGATCAGTTGATTTCAGTTCTCCTTGTATGAGAGATTTTTCATACGCGATATTTGTTGGCATAAGTGTTTTATTTTTCTTACATGTGTATATTATAGATTAATTAGCTAGCATATGTATGTACGTACGTATGTATATGTATTCACAATTGAAAATTACTAATAATGTACTATACCTATAAAGAAAACTACTATAAGGTCTCGATCGCATATGCAGGAAATGTGACAATGATCAATCAAGATCGAGTCGTTCAATCCTTATTGGTATGACCAATAACAATGTTTTGAATATGGATACGAAAATAATATTAGATTCTATTCTATCAAAGATCGAATTTATCTAAATCCACTTTCAGGAAGTGATTGTTTATGAGGAATTCAAACTTGCATCAACTTGTTTCAAATTGGAGGCTAAAATCATAAGAAACGAATGAGCTTTGCGAAGCATTATAATGAAATATTCTTGATCAACTTTGCGGAAAGCCAATGAAAGGTACATTTAGGGGCTGTAAGGTTCGACAAATAAGAATCACGATGAACTAAAAAAATCAGATGCATGAGCGAAAACGGATTTTTCTGCTAAATTCTCAATTCACTTAAGATATATTCCTCACTTTGGCATCAGAATTTCATTATTTTATCGATCATCTGCATTATTTGGATACTTCATACTTTTTGTTTTGTTTTTGGTTTTGAAATAATGGATACTTCATACTTATCTTAACTAAAAGTTGTGCTGTGTTGAAAATCAGTTTCTTGAATATTGTACAACGAGAGGAGTACTTGAGAATTTCTACATTTTTCCTTAAAAAGATTGTGTGTTATCAAATTGGTATTCATATATATTCTTATGATTCAAAATACTTTAGTTGAATGCCAATATCCTATAATAGATATTAGGTCTTGACCAAAGATTTCAAGAATAATGAGTGCATGTAGCATCTGAAACAGGAGAGCGTGTGGACTAGTATGGAATTAGAATCACTTTGGTCGGCCTCTTAGGAAAAGATATCAACTACTAAGTTATTATCACAAAATGAAAAGGCACATTTATGCTAGAGTGTCAAAGAAGACGCGAACATTGTATAAGAAATTATACTTCTAATATAAAAAATAAAAAAATTTTAAAAAAATTGTATAAGAAAGTCTATGAGTAGTGTCAAAACTTTTTAAATATCCGTCTATGAACATCAAACTTGATCTACACATCGGAAATTCGGAATCGGTCTTACTACCGATCT encodes:
- the LOC101314689 gene encoding uncharacterized protein LOC101314689 encodes the protein MTIDDESSVYVGGLPYDATEDTVRRVFDLYGAVVAVKIVNDNTSRGKCYGFVTFRSPRSAIDAINDMDGRTVDGRVVRVNEVRSRGGRSGFGGGRGRGRGGRESFRRDVERGRSWGSRGREHEMEYDDVRERYSDRSMERGDRYIVRSRERRSVEYEEERDGGYRRGGADLEVMSEQFSDRDRGRVRDLEDVEQGSSRSHDQGWGKRNRTVESNREGEMDRTEHRNDIVEKDRDQHSRRRNGSNSVDQNSRELLSHSSDDFNDQVKEQLERSTRRLEELKKETSEMEEKLEDDGKLVLDLQKQSKKLEDALVNAKKNTLHQKAQLTKLHDCFMQVKHYKEKLKSSEDELQMLVETATGEDIDDIGLRDTILAIANA
- the LOC101303940 gene encoding uncharacterized protein LOC101303940 — its product is MGAASPSELTLECKPHSYSMLLKSFGDHHHQAASTTQNHDLKQLEEILSRLEEERLKIDAFKRELPLSMQLLTTAVEASRQQLQAYRSSSANNQGPIRPVLEEFIPLKHSNSEGPEKQTNSSDKANWMTSVQLWSQADATKPKEQGDMGFNVSPKLALDTKQQRSYGGGAFHPFSKDIRNSGPSPNLQPLPELALGSPENNTGQNMDQDKKCSELGENGINLGVVSTTQDQQGKTTEGQTSTITTTNTNTSTQNSSHRKARRCWSPDLHRRFVSALQMLGGSQVATPKQIRELMKVDGLTNDEVKSHLQKYRLHTRRPSPSPQAAGGPTPQLVVLGGIWVPPEYATGGHNGPTALYSPASHAPTHYCATPMPQDFYTTAQQPPQSGHHQLHHHTLHHQLHVYRAGTTSRTQSSPESDLRGNGDRSESIEDGKSESGSWKAGTESGEKGMASRRSEDREESNGSQITLKF